One stretch of Saccharopolyspora erythraea DNA includes these proteins:
- a CDS encoding DUF4360 domain-containing protein, with translation MFAALPAAVLTAMAVLPSTIIIGDDVPPPTGRITIDVATVNGSGCPAGTAAVAVSPDNTSFTVSYSDYLVKVGPGSAPTDFRKNCQLNLVVNIPQGFTYGIASADYRGFAHLEPGATGLEKASYYFQGMSHTDYFQTPFSGPMSDNWQVTDATEVGAIVYKPCGEQRNFNINTELRVDAGTSDPAKTSFMSMDSTDGNIETTYHFEWKECPKP, from the coding sequence ATGTTCGCTGCGCTGCCGGCCGCCGTCCTGACGGCGATGGCCGTCCTTCCCTCCACGATCATCATCGGCGACGACGTCCCGCCGCCGACCGGCCGGATCACCATCGACGTGGCCACCGTGAACGGTTCCGGCTGCCCAGCCGGAACCGCCGCTGTCGCGGTGTCCCCGGACAACACCTCCTTCACCGTCAGCTACAGCGACTACCTGGTGAAGGTGGGGCCCGGATCGGCGCCCACCGATTTCCGCAAGAACTGCCAGCTGAACCTCGTGGTCAACATCCCGCAGGGGTTCACCTACGGAATCGCAAGCGCCGACTACCGCGGTTTCGCCCACCTGGAACCGGGCGCGACCGGACTGGAAAAGGCGAGCTACTATTTCCAGGGGATGTCGCACACGGACTATTTCCAGACGCCCTTTTCCGGTCCGATGAGCGACAACTGGCAGGTCACCGACGCGACCGAGGTCGGCGCGATCGTCTACAAGCCGTGCGGTGAGCAGCGCAACTTCAACATCAACACCGAGCTGCGGGTGGACGCCGGTACCTCGGACCCGGCGAAGACGAGCTTCATGTCGATGGACTCCACCGACGGCAACATCGAGACCACCTACCACTTCGAGTGGAAGGAGTGCCCGAAGCCGTGA